From the genome of Limisalsivibrio acetivorans, one region includes:
- a CDS encoding HD domain-containing phosphohydrolase codes for MNNQLILVVDDEVINLDIMEEMLSDHYSVITASSGSEALEMATVKQPDLILLDVMMDEPDGYEVCRRLRNDPILRDIPVIFITALSSDSDQAAGFKAGAVDFITKPLSETVVLARVRTHLELKGHRDRLEDIVRDRTAKLRQTQLNIVKCLGHAAEFRDNETGMHIHRMSYFCELMAKELGMDDNQAELLATASTMHDVGKIGIPDKILLKPGKLTFEEFEIMKQHTVIGHNLLPDDDSELLKLARKVALLHHEKWEGGGYPQGLKGEEIPLECRIVAICDVYDALTSERPYKRAWSPEEALAQILKGRGTHFEPEITDKFEKNFDRIVQLGSEYSD; via the coding sequence ATGAATAATCAGTTAATCTTAGTTGTGGATGATGAAGTAATAAATCTCGATATTATGGAGGAGATGCTCTCGGATCATTACTCCGTAATTACGGCCTCTTCGGGTAGCGAAGCCCTTGAAATGGCTACTGTAAAGCAGCCCGATCTTATCCTTCTTGATGTTATGATGGACGAGCCGGACGGCTACGAAGTGTGCCGCAGGCTCAGAAACGACCCCATACTCAGGGACATCCCGGTTATCTTTATCACAGCACTTTCCAGCGACAGTGATCAGGCCGCAGGTTTTAAAGCGGGTGCGGTGGATTTCATTACCAAACCCCTTAGCGAGACCGTTGTACTTGCCAGAGTCAGAACACATCTGGAGCTCAAGGGGCACCGTGACCGTCTTGAGGATATCGTCCGTGACAGAACAGCCAAGCTTCGTCAAACCCAGCTTAATATCGTTAAATGCCTTGGTCATGCGGCGGAGTTCCGTGATAATGAAACGGGAATGCATATCCACAGGATGAGCTATTTCTGCGAGCTTATGGCGAAGGAGCTCGGTATGGATGACAATCAGGCGGAACTGCTCGCAACGGCCAGCACTATGCACGATGTGGGTAAGATCGGTATTCCGGACAAGATCCTTCTGAAGCCGGGGAAGCTCACCTTCGAAGAGTTTGAGATTATGAAACAGCACACTGTGATAGGGCATAACCTGCTCCCCGATGATGATTCTGAGTTGCTTAAGTTGGCAAGAAAGGTTGCTCTGCTCCACCATGAAAAATGGGAGGGGGGCGGCTACCCCCAGGGGCTTAAGGGGGAAGAGATCCCCTTGGAGTGTAGAATAGTTGCCATATGCGATGTTTACGATGCACTCACCTCCGAGCGCCCCTACAAAAGGGCATGGAGCCCGGAAGAGGCTCTGGCGCAGATCCTTAAGGGGAGGGGAACCCATTTTGAGCCAGAGATAACAGACAAATTTGAGAAAAACTTCGACAGGATCGTACAGCTCGGTTCAGAATACTCGGATTAA
- a CDS encoding J domain-containing protein: MMNNAELISCLSKLYGTRVSSPSPELLNSDSVKKQFRRMAMKLHPDMNRGADEETSRRLGDSFISVNEAYKNLLGYLESSGAFTAPSSVFRQRSTEKPQYSSPGNSSGSQQRAHTSRRKRDFIPSRKLSFEEYLYYTGIITWHDFIAAKIWIRAGRSRLGEIAIKWGWITRRDLEAVLPEKRFGEQVGELMVRSGLITRFRLNVLLRLQKQMEPDVEEYFLSRGILSESRMMQHLTNMKYYNSCFEEKASCG; the protein is encoded by the coding sequence ATGATGAACAATGCGGAACTTATTTCCTGTTTAAGCAAACTTTACGGCACAAGGGTAAGCTCTCCTTCTCCGGAACTGCTGAACAGCGATTCTGTTAAAAAGCAGTTCAGAAGGATGGCGATGAAGCTGCACCCTGATATGAACAGAGGGGCGGACGAGGAAACCTCACGCAGGCTCGGTGATTCCTTTATCAGCGTGAACGAGGCCTATAAAAACCTTCTAGGCTACTTGGAATCATCTGGTGCATTCACAGCACCGTCCTCAGTATTTCGGCAGAGAAGTACTGAGAAACCTCAGTACTCATCCCCCGGAAACAGCAGCGGTTCACAGCAGAGAGCCCACACCAGCCGCAGAAAGCGGGACTTCATCCCCTCCAGAAAGTTGAGCTTTGAGGAGTATCTCTACTACACCGGAATAATCACCTGGCACGACTTTATCGCCGCTAAAATATGGATAAGAGCGGGGAGGAGCAGGCTGGGAGAGATAGCTATAAAATGGGGATGGATAACACGCAGAGACCTTGAAGCTGTTCTACCAGAGAAACGATTCGGCGAGCAGGTCGGGGAGCTCATGGTGCGCAGCGGGCTGATAACAAGGTTCAGGCTCAATGTTCTTCTTCGACTTCAGAAGCAGATGGAACCGGATGTGGAAGAATACTTCCTCAGCAGAGGCATACTCAGCGAAAGCAGGATGATGCAGCATCTGACCAATATGAAATACTACAACTCCTGCTTTGAGGAAAAGGCTAGCTGCGGTTGA
- a CDS encoding cache domain-containing protein — protein MDREGEDRKIAALSFLSLISVVAIFAVTISFIFISSNIREIKRKSQQLQNQIYDVRRDVLSGRLASETRRITYASEEMKSRTESELLERVHNAYSVIYRTYRDMAGEYPDAKIIETAASLLDKMRFNNGNGYYFLIDMKGLSHLFPTNREMEGTNIIGLQDSNGVFIVQKMLEIAKNRREDFLEWSWYKPDNYLLMYEKKGYIKYVEALDLFVGTGLYKEDIINESKNVILNEMQRLSRLNPKEERLSIYEITETADGDRFIETLLEKGDRYTEKPTPGYTANILERIKEENQVCISNSLYREQEGYAVPALSCFRLIEDWNWIISRTMSTRDISDLVMREEHLLREGLKRNIYILAGAVLSALLIGVVISFVIASNISSIFRRYGKINKNQTDKLAAANQRLHEKIKERKEVEEQLVRARAELERKVQDRTLELKRKNEFLIAENIERKQAEKALIKAKEEAETANFAKSEFLTNMSQELRSPMHEILSFSRFGIDKHSKVPPEKVQRYFSQIKDSGEKLLGFLNSLLELSKLEAGKMEYRINVTDARSAAEQSVKELELNLSEKGLVVTITPEGIQQPVYADVGAILQVFRHLLSSLIRVAENNSEISIAFAPSRLQRKGEDVKALAAEIRLTENILTDKEVSELFSGYADKPKPDGSNTFGLGLSICREIILVHDGDVFAAREGAETVIRFILKSPEEVKGDSLNE, from the coding sequence ATGGATAGAGAAGGCGAAGACAGAAAGATTGCCGCACTTAGCTTCCTGAGCCTGATCTCTGTGGTCGCTATCTTCGCAGTAACAATCAGCTTTATATTCATTTCATCAAATATCCGTGAGATAAAACGTAAGTCCCAACAGCTGCAAAACCAAATCTATGATGTCCGGCGAGATGTATTGAGCGGCAGGCTTGCCTCGGAAACCAGAAGGATAACTTACGCCTCCGAAGAGATGAAGAGCAGAACCGAATCCGAGCTCCTTGAAAGGGTCCACAACGCTTACTCTGTAATCTATAGAACATACAGAGACATGGCGGGTGAATATCCCGATGCGAAGATTATCGAAACAGCCGCATCGCTACTTGATAAGATGCGCTTCAATAACGGCAACGGATATTACTTCTTGATAGACATGAAGGGTTTATCCCACCTATTCCCCACAAACCGGGAAATGGAGGGAACCAACATCATAGGACTGCAGGACAGCAACGGAGTCTTCATAGTCCAAAAGATGCTTGAGATAGCAAAAAACCGTCGTGAGGATTTCCTGGAGTGGTCTTGGTACAAGCCGGACAACTATCTACTGATGTATGAGAAAAAAGGCTATATAAAATATGTTGAAGCTCTGGATCTCTTTGTAGGAACCGGTTTGTACAAGGAAGATATTATAAATGAGTCCAAGAACGTAATCCTTAATGAAATGCAGAGACTTAGCAGACTGAATCCGAAGGAAGAGCGGCTGAGCATTTATGAAATAACAGAGACCGCTGATGGGGACAGGTTCATCGAAACACTTCTGGAAAAAGGTGATCGTTACACGGAAAAACCCACACCCGGCTACACCGCTAATATACTGGAAAGGATAAAAGAGGAGAATCAGGTCTGCATATCAAACAGCCTATACCGTGAACAGGAGGGCTACGCTGTGCCCGCACTCTCCTGCTTTCGTCTTATTGAAGACTGGAACTGGATTATTTCAAGAACCATGTCCACCCGTGATATAAGCGATCTGGTAATGAGAGAGGAGCATCTTCTAAGGGAGGGGCTGAAACGAAACATATACATACTCGCAGGGGCAGTTCTCAGCGCTTTGCTCATAGGCGTTGTAATATCTTTTGTTATCGCAAGTAATATAAGCAGTATCTTTCGTCGCTATGGCAAGATAAACAAAAACCAGACCGACAAGCTGGCTGCCGCCAATCAAAGGCTTCATGAAAAGATTAAGGAGCGTAAAGAGGTGGAGGAGCAGCTCGTGCGTGCAAGGGCGGAGCTTGAGAGAAAGGTGCAGGACAGAACTCTGGAGCTTAAGCGGAAAAACGAGTTCCTTATTGCTGAGAATATTGAGAGGAAACAGGCTGAAAAGGCACTGATTAAAGCAAAAGAGGAGGCGGAAACAGCCAACTTTGCAAAAAGCGAATTCCTCACAAACATGAGCCAGGAGCTTCGCTCCCCGATGCACGAGATACTAAGCTTCTCCCGTTTCGGTATAGACAAGCACAGCAAGGTCCCCCCAGAAAAGGTGCAGAGATATTTCAGCCAGATTAAGGACAGTGGAGAAAAGCTGCTTGGGTTCCTGAATTCACTGCTCGAGCTCTCAAAGCTTGAGGCGGGAAAGATGGAGTACCGGATTAACGTTACCGATGCAAGAAGCGCCGCCGAACAGTCTGTTAAAGAGCTTGAGCTTAACCTTAGCGAGAAAGGTCTCGTTGTGACCATAACCCCCGAGGGTATTCAACAGCCGGTTTATGCGGATGTAGGAGCAATACTGCAGGTTTTCCGCCACCTCCTTTCCTCACTCATAAGGGTAGCAGAGAATAATTCGGAGATATCCATAGCCTTCGCACCCTCCAGGCTCCAGAGAAAGGGGGAGGATGTTAAGGCCCTCGCCGCAGAGATAAGGCTGACGGAAAACATCTTAACCGATAAAGAGGTTTCCGAGCTTTTCAGCGGATATGCAGACAAGCCCAAGCCGGACGGCTCAAACACCTTCGGGCTCGGTCTCTCCATATGCCGCGAGATCATCCTTGTCCACGACGGCGATGTATTTGCCGCTAGAGAGGGCGCAGAGACTGTAATCCGCTTCATATTGAAATCACCCGAAGAGGTTAAAGGTGACAGCCTCAATGAATGA
- a CDS encoding EamA family transporter: MLYWAPMMMAVFSNVLYHVFQKSIPVNVNPVFSLVMTYLTAAATSLLLIPFFPAAEGFTETFRRLNLASIGLGMSIVGLELGFLLAYRAGWNINIGGVVCSVLVGLFLIPVGYAFFKETISMTTGLGIILCIIGLILINRS, translated from the coding sequence ATGCTTTACTGGGCTCCGATGATGATGGCCGTTTTCTCGAATGTTTTATACCATGTGTTCCAGAAGTCGATACCTGTGAACGTTAACCCCGTTTTTTCCCTTGTGATGACATATCTCACAGCCGCCGCAACATCACTTCTTCTTATCCCCTTCTTCCCTGCGGCGGAAGGATTCACAGAAACGTTCCGCCGGCTGAACCTTGCCAGCATAGGCCTTGGCATGTCCATTGTTGGCCTTGAGCTGGGCTTTCTTCTTGCCTACAGAGCCGGTTGGAACATCAACATCGGCGGAGTTGTATGCAGTGTTCTTGTGGGGCTTTTTCTGATACCGGTGGGGTATGCCTTCTTTAAGGAGACCATAAGCATGACCACGGGGCTCGGCATCATACTCTGCATTATCGGGCTTATACTTATCAACCGCAGCTAG
- a CDS encoding cache domain-containing protein, which translates to MNEKKISKISLYTSLGLTAALTLIVAAVFFIGYYTDYKRDREALQDDYERTLKDVLRTSVTEEIERISFYRNIISENLRIEIKTRTDEAWNIMNSIYNDYKDELSEREIKQKIYDTIKPIQFNSGRGYYFIINSNLDIVLHGTNTPLEGLNVNDTPLELAKSFITQMKSLADSHQNGYIEYRWTKPYDRENLYMKYSYIRNFEPFGWIIGTGDYLDEAEKSVKKDILNSYKYTSNLSLHKEFVSVNEIFNMHGGRDFARVLVFTGNEELQNMLISDNYTDEEGNLYLRDIMDDLRENGEAFVKHLVRIPGEDEPRVRMVYFLLYPEWDWMIGKGYYLEDIKDEIAGKKAELLNRVIMDSIYTLAALLAVAGLAVFISFKVSGRIASGAEKYRRENKQKKDKLHESNRLLWEEIRQRKLTENTLRKAGEELEKAVRERTADLDDVNRHLQEENRKRKDIHTELIRAKEDAENANKAKSEFLANMSHEIRTPLHGILSFSNFGLKKLGTASEEKIEHYFIQVHESANRLMTFINDLLDLSRLEAGSMDYRIQEEDILPVLQSIASEFQESLNEKGIILEMPKEGATASIDRLRIGQVFSNVLSNAIKFSPDNRSIKVELIKHRGFAEVRVRDEGHGVPDEDKERIFHKFIQSAKTKTGAGGTGLGLAISREIISYHGGKIWTEDPPSGDGSVFIFTVPADS; encoded by the coding sequence ATGAATGAAAAGAAGATTTCAAAGATATCCCTTTATACCTCCCTCGGCCTCACAGCCGCCCTCACCCTTATAGTTGCGGCCGTTTTCTTCATAGGCTACTACACAGACTACAAAAGGGACCGGGAAGCACTGCAGGATGACTACGAAAGAACGCTTAAGGATGTCCTGAGAACCAGCGTAACCGAAGAGATCGAGCGTATAAGCTTCTACCGGAACATTATTTCCGAAAACCTCCGAATCGAGATCAAAACAAGAACCGATGAAGCATGGAACATAATGAACAGCATCTATAACGATTATAAAGACGAGCTGAGCGAAAGGGAGATAAAACAGAAGATCTACGACACCATAAAGCCTATCCAGTTCAACTCCGGCAGGGGTTACTATTTTATAATAAACAGCAACCTGGATATCGTCCTCCATGGCACCAATACCCCCCTTGAAGGGCTTAACGTTAACGATACCCCTCTGGAGCTTGCAAAAAGCTTCATCACACAGATGAAATCCCTGGCGGACTCCCACCAAAATGGATACATAGAGTACCGCTGGACTAAGCCCTACGACAGGGAAAATCTATACATGAAATACAGCTATATCAGGAATTTCGAGCCATTCGGCTGGATTATCGGCACTGGGGACTATCTCGATGAGGCGGAAAAAAGCGTAAAGAAAGATATCCTGAACAGCTATAAATATACCAGTAACTTATCACTCCATAAGGAGTTCGTTTCCGTAAACGAGATATTCAACATGCACGGCGGAAGAGACTTCGCGAGGGTTCTCGTATTCACAGGAAATGAGGAGCTTCAGAACATGCTCATTTCCGATAACTACACCGATGAGGAAGGAAACTTATACCTGCGTGATATAATGGACGATCTTCGTGAAAATGGAGAGGCCTTCGTAAAGCATCTTGTGAGAATCCCCGGAGAGGATGAACCAAGAGTACGTATGGTCTATTTCCTCCTGTACCCGGAATGGGACTGGATGATAGGCAAAGGCTACTATCTTGAGGATATCAAGGATGAGATAGCCGGTAAAAAGGCGGAGCTCCTTAACAGGGTCATAATGGACAGCATATACACCCTCGCCGCCCTTCTCGCCGTTGCGGGGCTTGCAGTATTCATATCATTCAAAGTATCGGGGAGAATAGCATCGGGGGCAGAAAAATACCGCAGGGAAAACAAGCAGAAGAAGGATAAGCTCCATGAAAGCAACCGCCTGCTCTGGGAAGAGATACGCCAGAGAAAGCTCACAGAAAACACCTTAAGGAAAGCCGGCGAAGAGCTTGAAAAAGCCGTAAGGGAACGAACCGCAGATCTGGACGATGTAAACCGTCACCTGCAGGAGGAAAACCGGAAGAGGAAGGATATTCACACAGAGCTTATACGTGCTAAGGAGGATGCGGAGAATGCCAACAAGGCTAAATCCGAGTTTCTGGCAAATATGTCCCACGAGATACGCACACCTCTGCACGGTATCCTGAGCTTCTCCAATTTCGGATTGAAGAAACTGGGCACAGCCTCAGAAGAAAAGATCGAGCACTACTTCATACAGGTGCACGAAAGCGCAAACAGGCTCATGACCTTCATAAACGACCTGCTGGATCTATCCCGGCTGGAGGCAGGGAGTATGGACTACCGAATACAGGAAGAGGATATCCTGCCTGTTCTGCAGTCCATCGCCTCGGAGTTTCAGGAATCACTAAACGAAAAAGGGATTATTCTTGAGATGCCTAAAGAAGGCGCCACAGCCTCCATTGACCGTTTACGCATAGGTCAGGTCTTCAGCAATGTTTTATCGAATGCCATAAAATTCTCACCGGATAACAGAAGCATAAAGGTAGAACTGATTAAACACAGAGGGTTTGCAGAGGTTAGAGTAAGAGACGAAGGGCACGGGGTTCCCGATGAGGATAAAGAGAGGATCTTCCATAAGTTCATCCAGAGCGCCAAAACCAAAACAGGGGCAGGCGGAACCGGACTAGGCCTTGCTATATCCAGGGAGATAATATCCTATCACGGCGGCAAAATATGGACCGAAGACCCGCCATCGGGGGATGGTAGCGTCTTTATTTTCACCGTCCCCGCAGACTCCTGA
- a CDS encoding THUMP domain-containing class I SAM-dependent RNA methyltransferase yields MSLFKKKSRILVTCPKAMPDFLAEEMEALGFEITKKSIASVETEGTMRDCMRLNLHLRIGHRVLYLLKTFRAAGPDELYKEVSKVGWEDIIDSRGYVSITSSVLNDNIRDTRFANLRLKDAVVDRISSKRGRRPDSGPILNKTVIFLHWRNGGCALYIDSSGEALSKRGYRLNPMKAPMQETLAAACVEVSGWDGTKNFVNPMCGSGTLAIEAAMRGLNMAPGLIRRNFGFMHILDYDEREWKRMRGDALSAVRKGFDGRIIATDINSEAVEAAKSNAAEAGVERFIEFGKVPFEETEIPGGETVVMLNPEYGMRMGEVSKLEKVYGEIGDFFKQSCTGCSAYIFTGNMDLAKKVGLKTSSKTVFWNSKIECRLLGYEIYSGSKKNKD; encoded by the coding sequence ATGTCACTATTCAAAAAGAAGAGCAGGATCCTTGTAACCTGCCCTAAAGCAATGCCCGATTTCCTTGCAGAGGAGATGGAGGCTCTCGGATTCGAAATAACCAAGAAAAGTATAGCCAGCGTGGAGACCGAAGGAACCATGCGGGACTGCATGCGCCTTAACCTCCATTTGCGCATAGGTCACAGGGTGCTGTATCTCCTTAAAACCTTTAGAGCGGCTGGGCCCGATGAGCTGTATAAGGAGGTCTCAAAGGTCGGCTGGGAGGATATCATCGACAGCCGTGGCTATGTGAGTATAACCTCCTCGGTGCTTAACGATAATATCCGGGACACCCGGTTTGCAAACCTGAGGCTCAAGGACGCCGTTGTGGACAGGATCTCCTCTAAAAGAGGGAGAAGACCCGATTCAGGGCCCATTCTCAATAAAACGGTCATCTTCCTTCACTGGCGCAACGGTGGCTGTGCACTCTATATAGACAGCTCCGGAGAGGCTCTTTCCAAAAGGGGCTACAGGCTTAATCCTATGAAAGCGCCGATGCAGGAAACCCTTGCGGCAGCCTGTGTTGAGGTTTCCGGGTGGGACGGTACTAAAAACTTTGTAAACCCCATGTGCGGCAGTGGAACCCTTGCCATAGAGGCGGCGATGCGTGGTCTTAATATGGCACCGGGGCTGATCAGGCGGAACTTCGGTTTTATGCATATTCTCGATTATGACGAACGGGAGTGGAAGCGGATGCGTGGTGATGCACTCTCCGCTGTACGCAAAGGTTTTGACGGCAGGATAATAGCCACAGACATCAACAGCGAAGCCGTTGAAGCGGCGAAAAGCAATGCCGCCGAAGCGGGTGTTGAGAGGTTTATAGAGTTCGGCAAGGTCCCCTTTGAAGAGACAGAGATCCCCGGGGGTGAAACCGTTGTTATGCTCAACCCTGAATACGGAATGCGGATGGGGGAAGTATCAAAACTTGAAAAGGTATACGGCGAAATAGGCGATTTCTTCAAGCAGAGCTGTACCGGGTGCAGTGCGTATATATTCACGGGCAATATGGATCTTGCCAAGAAGGTCGGTCTTAAAACATCATCAAAAACCGTCTTCTGGAACTCCAAAATAGAGTGCCGTCTGCTTGGATATGAGATATACTCAGGTAGCAAGAAAAACAAGGACTAG
- a CDS encoding hybrid sensor histidine kinase/response regulator — protein sequence MDNENKILIVDDDPLNIDILEEIFSDIYRVKSASSGEEALELLDSYRPDLILMDIMMPGIGGYETCRRIRRSVKHRLVKIILVSGKGMTEERLEGYEAGADDYVTKPFSDDELLAKANVFLRLKRTEEVDRIKMDILNLFSHETRTPLSSIVSPAELLLEDTNLTEDQRYLLKMIVSSSERLVDFINKTTLLCNLKGGQRLNTYIARPSDVVLAAKERLAEQFRTKNVRLSVSGDELEPATADWEMITHAITYIMDNAVKYSPHGAEVKADIQKESPDMVLYRVTDNGPGIDEENYRDLFEEFHVDEIMHHHKGLGISLSIARYVARAHGGDISLYNSETGGAVCEFRIKEQQG from the coding sequence ATGGATAATGAAAACAAAATCCTAATCGTTGATGATGATCCTCTTAACATAGACATACTCGAGGAGATTTTCTCCGATATATACCGTGTGAAGAGTGCCTCTTCCGGCGAGGAAGCCCTTGAGCTTCTTGATTCATACCGACCCGATCTTATCCTTATGGATATTATGATGCCCGGCATAGGAGGGTATGAAACGTGCAGAAGGATACGCAGAAGCGTGAAACACAGGCTGGTTAAGATCATTCTCGTTTCGGGCAAGGGGATGACCGAAGAGCGCCTTGAGGGCTATGAGGCTGGCGCCGATGACTATGTAACCAAACCTTTCAGCGATGACGAGCTTCTGGCCAAGGCAAACGTGTTTCTGAGACTGAAAAGGACCGAAGAGGTGGACAGGATCAAAATGGACATCCTGAACCTCTTCTCCCATGAAACCAGAACACCGCTCAGCTCCATCGTAAGCCCAGCTGAACTCCTGCTTGAGGATACAAACCTTACCGAGGATCAGCGCTATCTGCTCAAAATGATCGTATCAAGCTCCGAGAGGCTGGTGGATTTCATAAACAAGACCACCCTTCTCTGCAACCTGAAAGGCGGCCAACGGCTTAACACATACATAGCGAGACCCTCCGATGTTGTTCTTGCGGCTAAGGAAAGACTTGCCGAGCAGTTCAGGACCAAGAACGTGCGCCTCTCTGTCTCCGGCGACGAACTCGAGCCCGCAACGGCAGACTGGGAGATGATAACCCACGCAATAACTTATATCATGGACAACGCCGTAAAGTACTCCCCCCACGGAGCTGAGGTTAAGGCCGATATCCAAAAGGAATCGCCAGATATGGTTCTATACAGAGTAACGGACAACGGCCCCGGCATAGATGAGGAAAACTATCGTGATCTCTTCGAGGAGTTCCACGTAGATGAGATTATGCACCACCATAAGGGGCTTGGGATAAGTCTCTCCATAGCTCGCTATGTGGCCAGAGCCCACGGCGGTGATATATCCCTCTATAACTCCGAAACGGGTGGAGCTGTCTGTGAATTTAGAATAAAAGAGCAACAAGGGTAA